One Paraburkholderia dioscoreae DNA segment encodes these proteins:
- a CDS encoding ABC transporter substrate-binding protein, translating to MTVSKLLFAVRQTCLPALSACAVLTAGLVPAAADAATLPDKTLVFCSEGSPAGFDSAQYTTSVEFSAGSYTVYNRLIEFAHGSTDIEPSLAEKWDVSLDGLTYTFHLRHGVKFQTTSFFKPTREFNADDVVFTYQRMLDPDQPFRKAYAVPFPYFTDLGLAKNIAKIEKLDPYTVRFTLKEVDAPFLQQIAMPFASILSAEYGDQLLKAGKASDINQYPVGTGPFIFRSYTKDDTIRFDGNPDYWKPGVVKVSKLIFAITVDPAVRLQKLKRGECQVMAYPRPADIPAVKADASLAMPNQVGFNLGYIAYNTTKKPLDNVRVRRALDMSINKKAIIDSVYQGAGQAATNPMPPTQWGYDKNLKDAPYDTEKAKALLKQAGYPDGFDLTLWAMPVQRPYNPNARLMAEMLQSDWAKIGVKVKIATYEWGEYIRRGHAGEHEAMLIGWTGDYGDPDNWLGVLLGCDAVNGSNFSKWCYKPYDDLIRKGRGTTDLAERTKAYTEAQEIFKDQVPFTPIAHSTVYQPISKNVTGFKIDPFGPTQFMNVGLK from the coding sequence ATGACGGTATCCAAGTTGCTGTTTGCAGTTCGCCAAACCTGCCTTCCAGCGCTGAGCGCCTGTGCCGTGCTGACTGCGGGCCTTGTGCCCGCCGCCGCCGATGCGGCCACGCTGCCCGACAAGACCCTCGTGTTCTGCTCCGAAGGCAGTCCGGCGGGCTTCGACAGCGCGCAGTACACCACCAGCGTCGAATTCAGCGCGGGCTCGTACACGGTTTACAACCGTCTGATCGAGTTCGCGCACGGCAGCACGGATATCGAGCCGAGCCTGGCCGAAAAGTGGGATGTATCGCTTGACGGGTTGACTTACACGTTTCATTTACGCCACGGTGTGAAATTCCAGACCACCTCGTTTTTCAAGCCGACGCGCGAATTCAACGCGGACGACGTCGTCTTCACCTATCAGCGGATGCTGGATCCGGATCAGCCGTTCCGCAAGGCATACGCCGTGCCGTTCCCGTATTTCACCGATCTCGGGCTCGCCAAGAACATTGCGAAGATCGAAAAGCTTGATCCGTACACGGTGCGTTTCACGCTGAAGGAAGTCGATGCGCCGTTTTTACAACAGATTGCGATGCCGTTCGCATCGATCCTCTCGGCTGAATATGGCGATCAACTGTTGAAAGCGGGTAAAGCGTCGGATATCAATCAATATCCGGTCGGCACCGGCCCCTTCATTTTCCGCAGCTATACGAAAGACGACACGATTCGCTTCGACGGTAATCCCGATTACTGGAAGCCGGGTGTCGTCAAAGTCAGCAAGCTGATATTCGCGATTACCGTCGATCCGGCCGTGCGTCTGCAAAAACTCAAACGCGGTGAATGCCAGGTGATGGCGTATCCGCGTCCCGCGGATATTCCGGCCGTCAAAGCCGATGCTTCGCTTGCCATGCCGAACCAGGTGGGTTTCAACCTCGGCTATATCGCCTACAACACCACCAAGAAACCGCTCGACAATGTGCGGGTGCGCCGTGCGCTCGATATGTCGATCAATAAGAAAGCGATTATCGACTCGGTATATCAGGGCGCGGGCCAAGCCGCCACGAACCCCATGCCGCCGACCCAGTGGGGCTACGACAAGAATCTGAAGGACGCGCCCTACGACACGGAAAAAGCCAAAGCGCTGTTGAAACAGGCCGGTTATCCGGACGGCTTCGACCTGACGCTGTGGGCCATGCCGGTTCAACGGCCGTATAACCCGAACGCGCGGCTGATGGCGGAAATGCTGCAATCCGATTGGGCGAAGATCGGCGTCAAGGTGAAGATCGCCACTTACGAGTGGGGCGAATACATTCGCCGCGGCCATGCCGGCGAACATGAAGCAATGCTGATCGGCTGGACCGGCGATTATGGCGATCCGGATAACTGGCTCGGCGTATTGCTGGGTTGCGACGCGGTCAATGGCAGTAACTTTTCCAAATGGTGCTACAAACCTTACGACGACTTGATCAGAAAGGGCCGCGGCACCACCGACCTCGCTGAGCGTACCAAGGCTTACACGGAAGCTCAGGAAATATTCAAAGACCAGGTTCCATTTACGCCGATCGCCCACTCCACGGTCTATCAGCCGATCAGCAAGAACGTGACGGGTTTCAAGATCGACCCGTTCGGCCCGACGCAATTCATGAATGTCGGCCTGAAATAA
- the metF gene encoding methylenetetrahydrofolate reductase [NAD(P)H], whose product MNPIELSFEFFPPKTQEGVDKLRATRAQLATLKPKFVSVTFGAGGSTQQGTLDTVVDMAKEGLEAAPHVSCIGSSKESLRAILNEYRAHGIRHIVALRGDLPSGMGEVGELRYASELVSFIRAEFGDWFWIEVAGYPEYHPQSRSPRQDLENFARKVKAGANSAITQYFFNADAYFRFVDDARKLGVDVPIVPGIMPITNFSQLMRFSEMCGAEVPRWIARRLESFGDDRESIRAFGLDVVTDLCGRLIDAKVPGLHFYTLNGAAATKAICERLNT is encoded by the coding sequence ATGAACCCGATCGAACTTTCATTCGAATTCTTCCCGCCGAAAACGCAGGAAGGCGTCGACAAGCTGCGCGCCACGCGCGCCCAGCTCGCCACGCTCAAGCCCAAGTTCGTGTCCGTCACGTTCGGCGCCGGCGGCTCGACGCAGCAGGGCACGCTCGATACCGTCGTCGATATGGCGAAGGAAGGGCTCGAAGCGGCGCCGCACGTGTCGTGTATCGGCTCGTCGAAAGAGAGCCTGCGCGCTATTCTCAACGAGTACCGCGCGCATGGCATCCGCCATATCGTCGCGCTGCGCGGCGATCTGCCGTCCGGCATGGGCGAAGTCGGCGAGCTGCGCTACGCGTCGGAACTGGTGAGCTTTATCCGCGCCGAATTCGGCGACTGGTTCTGGATCGAGGTGGCCGGCTACCCGGAATACCACCCGCAGTCGCGCTCGCCGCGTCAGGATCTGGAAAACTTCGCCCGCAAGGTGAAGGCCGGCGCCAATTCGGCGATCACGCAATATTTCTTCAACGCGGACGCCTACTTCCGTTTCGTCGACGACGCGAGAAAGCTCGGCGTGGACGTGCCGATCGTGCCGGGCATCATGCCGATCACGAACTTCTCGCAACTGATGCGTTTCTCGGAGATGTGCGGCGCTGAAGTACCGCGCTGGATCGCGCGCCGGCTGGAAAGCTTCGGCGACGACCGCGAGTCGATTCGCGCGTTTGGGCTGGACGTGGTGACGGACCTGTGCGGGCGTCTGATCGATGCGAAGGTGCCGGGCCTGCACTTCTACACGCTGAACGGCGCAGCGGCGACCAAGGCGATCTGCGAGCGTTTGAACACGTAA
- a CDS encoding phage holin family protein — protein MTVLLTWLINALALLIITYLVPSIHIRSFGTALIVAVVLGLINTILRPVLILLTLPVTIFTLGLFILVVNALCFWLAASLLKGFEVSGFWSAFFGSILYSIVSWLLSALIFGNRSLG, from the coding sequence ATGACCGTGCTGCTGACCTGGCTGATCAACGCGCTTGCGCTCCTGATCATCACCTACCTCGTTCCGTCGATTCATATCCGCAGTTTCGGCACCGCATTGATCGTCGCGGTGGTGCTCGGGTTGATCAACACGATCCTGCGGCCGGTGCTGATCCTGCTGACGCTGCCCGTGACCATTTTCACGCTCGGACTCTTCATTCTGGTGGTCAATGCGCTGTGCTTCTGGCTGGCCGCGTCGCTGCTGAAGGGCTTCGAAGTGTCGGGATTCTGGTCGGCGTTCTTCGGCTCGATTCTGTACAGCATCGTTTCGTGGCTGTTGTCCGCGCTTATTTTCGGCAACCGCAGTCTCGGTTGA
- the ahcY gene encoding adenosylhomocysteinase, with product MNAAVIDSKNSQDFIVADMSLADWGRKELNIAETEMPGLMQTREEYKVQQPLKGARIAGSLHMTIQTGVLIETLTALGADVRWASCNIFSTQDHAAAAIAKAGTPVFAFKGESLDEYWEFSHRIFEWPNGEFANMILDDGGDATLLLILGSKAEKDRSVIAKPTNEEEVALYKSIERHLDADPTWYSTRLAHIKGVTEETTTGVHRLYQMEKEGRLPFPAINVNDSVTKSKFDNLYGCRESLVDGIKRATDVMIAGKIAVVAGYGDVGKGCAQSLRGLGATVWVTEIDPICALQAAMEGYRVVTMEYAADKADIFVTATGNYHVIGHDHMKAMRHNAIVCNIGHFDSEIDVASTRQYQWDNIKPQVDHIIFPDGKRVILLAEGRLVNLGCATGHPSFVMSNSFTNQTLAQIELFTQGNKYENKVYVLPKHLDEKVARLHLARIGANLTVLSDEQAGYIGVDKNGPFKPNHYRY from the coding sequence ATGAACGCCGCAGTTATCGATTCCAAAAATTCCCAGGATTTCATTGTTGCCGACATGTCGCTTGCCGACTGGGGCCGCAAGGAACTGAACATCGCCGAGACGGAAATGCCCGGCCTCATGCAAACGCGTGAAGAGTACAAGGTGCAGCAGCCGCTGAAGGGCGCGCGCATCGCGGGTTCGCTGCACATGACGATCCAGACCGGCGTGCTGATCGAGACGCTGACGGCACTCGGCGCCGATGTGCGCTGGGCCTCGTGCAACATCTTCTCGACCCAGGATCACGCCGCCGCGGCGATCGCCAAGGCCGGCACGCCGGTGTTCGCATTCAAGGGTGAATCGCTCGACGAATACTGGGAGTTCTCGCACCGCATTTTCGAATGGCCGAATGGCGAATTCGCCAACATGATCCTCGACGACGGCGGCGACGCCACGTTGCTGCTGATCCTCGGCTCGAAGGCCGAGAAAGACCGTTCGGTGATCGCGAAGCCGACCAACGAAGAAGAAGTCGCGCTGTACAAGTCGATCGAACGTCATCTGGACGCCGACCCGACGTGGTACTCCACACGCCTCGCGCACATCAAGGGCGTGACCGAAGAAACCACGACCGGCGTGCACCGTCTGTATCAGATGGAAAAAGAAGGCCGTCTGCCGTTCCCGGCGATCAACGTGAACGACTCGGTTACCAAGTCGAAGTTCGACAATCTGTATGGCTGCCGTGAGTCGCTGGTCGACGGCATCAAGCGTGCAACCGACGTGATGATCGCGGGCAAGATCGCCGTGGTCGCCGGTTACGGCGACGTGGGCAAGGGCTGTGCGCAATCGCTGCGCGGTCTGGGCGCGACCGTGTGGGTCACCGAAATCGATCCGATCTGCGCACTGCAGGCGGCGATGGAAGGCTACCGCGTCGTGACGATGGAATACGCGGCGGACAAGGCCGACATCTTCGTGACGGCAACCGGCAACTACCACGTGATCGGCCACGACCACATGAAGGCGATGCGCCACAACGCGATTGTCTGCAACATCGGTCACTTCGACTCGGAAATCGACGTTGCCTCGACCCGTCAGTACCAGTGGGACAACATCAAGCCGCAAGTCGACCACATCATTTTCCCGGACGGCAAGCGCGTGATCCTGCTGGCTGAAGGCCGCCTCGTGAATCTGGGTTGCGCGACGGGCCACCCGTCGTTCGTGATGTCGAACTCGTTCACGAACCAGACGCTCGCGCAGATCGAACTGTTCACGCAAGGCAACAAGTACGAGAACAAAGTGTACGTGCTGCCGAAGCATCTGGACGAGAAGGTCGCACGCCTGCATCTGGCGCGCATCGGCGCGAACCTGACCGTGCTGTCGGACGAGCAGGCCGGCTACATCGGCGTCGACAAGAACGGCCCGTTCAAGCCGAACCACTACCGCTATTAA